TGTGGGCGGACTTAGAGCAGGAATGGGCTATTGTGGTTCAAAAGACATTCAAACTCTACAGGAAACAGGCCGTTTCGTAAGAATTACTGCCAGCGGTATTGGTGAAAGCCATCCGCATAATGTGACCATTACAAAAGAAGCGCCAAATTATTCAAGATAATTTTTCATAATGCTATATAAAAAACCGGGGTTCATTTTGTTCTCCGGTTTTTTATTAGGCTAAGTGTCTTTTTTCAGGTTTTCGCTATCCCATGCATGGTCATCAGGCCCCATTGGATTGAGCAGGTCGCTTTTGAAAAGCTGTTCCTGCATTTCTATTTCTTCCATAGCCGAAATCATAAAAGCCTTTTTGTCATGGCGTTTTTTGGCCAGCCTGAAAATTGCATCTTCATCATATTTGATAAACCTTTGCCCTTGCCGCGTTGCGGAATAACGACGGTGTCCCAGATAAACTAAGGCATCTATGCCCAGGTGTACGGCACTATAAAGATTTTCGCGGTAAATATTTTCAATTCCCATATCAATAATTTCGAAAGCATCATTCCTGTTTCGGGCCCTTGCCAGAATTTTTAAATGCGGGAAATGTTTTTTAAGCATTTCAATTACGATGAGGTTTACGGTTGGGTTGTCAATGGCTGCAATAAAAAGTTCCGCATTTTCACAACCAGCAGCTTTGAGCAGTTCCAGTCGGGTAGCATCGCCATAATATACCTTAAAACCCATTTTTCGAAGCGAATCAACACGGTCAGAATCGAGGTCGAGAATGGTTGCCGGAATCTTATTGGTTTTTAAAAGACGACCTATTGTACTTCCAAAATTTCCAAAACCGGCAATAATCACCTTGTTATTTTCATTGATTTCATCATAGGTGTTGGATTCTTTTTCTTTTACGCCAAAATAGGGGTCAATTAATCTTTCATTTATCAGCAAAAGGAACGGTGTAGCAATCATACTGATGGCAATAATAGCCATAATCTGGTTTGCGAGCATATTCGGGATGATATTCAACTGCATGGAAAAGCTCATGATTACGAACCCGAATTCTCCTGCCTGACTCAAGCCAATCGAAAAGATAAAGTTCTGGTCGATTTTTTTATTGTATAGTTTTCCGATTCCTAAAAAGACAAAGAATTTTATCATAGTCAGTATAAACCCGAAAATCAGGATAAAAGCCGGATTGTCAATAATCAACCTGAAATTTATGGAAGCGCCAACGCCAATAAAAAACAATCCTAAAAACAATCCTTTAAAAGGAGCAATATCGCCTTCCAGTTCATGACGGAATTCAGAATTGGCCAAAACGACTCCCGCCATAAAAGCACCTAAAGCAGGGCTTAGCCCGACAATTTGCATCAGGTAGGAAACGCCCAATACAAGGAGTAAGGCCGAAGCAGTGAATAGTTCCTGCAGCCTGGTTTTAGCAATAATATGGAGCAAAGGCACAATAATATATTTTCCACCAAAATAAATGGTCGCAATAACTCCTGTTACAATTAAAGTCTGTAACCAGCCGTCCAGATTTGAAATCAGGGAATGATGCAGGTCTTCTTCAGGAATTATGTGGGAACTGGAAGCCAGTAAAGGAATGAGAGCAAGTATAGGAATAACAGCTATATCCTGAAAGAGCAAAACAGCAAAGGAAGAGCGTCCAACCGATGTCTGTAGCATTCCTTTTTCTTTAAGTGTCTGTAATACGATAGCGGTTGAAGACAGCGATAATGCGAGTGAAATAGTTAATGCCGTCTGCCAGCTCCAGTCAAAAATAATGGAAGAACAGGTAAAAAGTACCAAAGAGGTAAGACCCACCTGAAGCGATCCCATGCCTAAGATGAAGCGCCTCATTTTCCAGAATTTGTAGGGGTCTAATTCCAATCCGATTAAAAAAAGCATCATGACTACGCCAAATTCTGCAAAATGCATCAGGTCTTGTCCTTCAGAACCTATAAAGCCCATGACGAATGGACCAATAATTATTCCAGAAAACAGATAGCCCAGAATTGAACTCAATCCAATTTTTTTAGCTATTGGGACGCAGATTACGGCTGCTGCCAGATAGATTATTGCCTGAAGAAAAAAACTATTTTCCATGTCAAATGTTTTTAGATTGCATCCAATCGTTCATATAAGGAAACTCCTGTATCTTTCGAATATCAACTTCGTTATTTGTTAAATACATAAGCAGTTGTGCATAGGAGGCTGCTTTTTCGTGGCAGGTCTGTTCGTCCATTTTATGGGTGCCGTGAATTACAAATGGAGGTAAATATTCCATACGACATACTTTGGCGGTTTGGCTAAAAGGCCGCAACAGTTCTGGTATTGTAAACAGATGTAATCCTTCTGCCGAATAGTTTTCCGCATTGGCACCTGTGGTTATGGCTTGGAAAATAACTTTGTCCTGTAATGCCAATCCATACTTTCCATAGGCCCAGCCATATTCCAAAACCATATCTATCCATTGTTTTAATAAAGGCGGACAGCTATACCAATACATTGGGTGTTGCCAGATAATGATGTCGTGCTGTTTTAAGAGTTCCTGCTCGTGTTTTACATCAATATCAAATTCGGGATAGGTTTCGTATAAATCGTGAAAAGTGATGCTGTGTGAGTCGGGGATATGTTCCGTCAGGATTTTGTTCGCAAAAGATTTTTCGAATAGAGGGTGAGCAAACAATATTAGAATTTTGTTCTTCGACATCGGATTTAGTTGACAGTTGGTAGTGGATAGTGTATAGTTGGGGTTGTATTTCAGTTATTTAAATGTCGGGAAAAAAAAGAAAATCAGCAAAAAAAAATCCCGGGCAGTATTGTATGATTTTGCCCGGGACTTTTTTATAGTGTTTGAATTTTGAAATTTTAGATTCCTAAGTAATTGCTTGGCGTAATTACCAGCAATTCTGCTTTCACGGCATCAGAAATATCCAGAGTTTTGATAAAATTATGGATGGATTCCTTATTCATTACTTCATTGGTTCTTGTAAGACCTTTTAAGGCTTCGTACGGATTTGGATAGCCCTCTCTTCGCAGGATGGTCTGGATAGCCTCGGCAACAACAGCCCAGTTTTTCTCCAAATCTTCTTCAAATTTAGCAGCGTTCAGTAACAGTTTGTTTAATCCTTTCAAGGTTGCTTCAAAACCGATAATCGTATGGCCCATAGGTACGCCTATGTTTCTCAATACTGTGCTATCCGTAAGGTCTCTCTGTAATCTTGATAAGGGTAGTTTGGCAGAAAGATGTTCAAAAATGGCATTTGCAATTCCAAGGTTTCCTTCCGAGTTTTCAAAATCAATAGGATTTACTTTGTGTGGCATGGCAGAAGAACCTACTTCACCGGCTTTGATTTTTTGCTTGAAGTAATCCATCGATACATAAGTCCAGATGTCTCTGTCAAGGTCAATCAGGATAGTGTTGATTCGTTTCAATGCATCAAAAAAAGCAGCAAAATGGTCGTAATGCTCAATTTGCGTTGTTGGAAACGAATGCTGTAATCCTAACGTTCCTTCAACGAAATCTTTTCCAAACTGTTTCCAGTCAATTTGTCTGTAAGCCACATGATGGGCATTGAAATTTCCGGTTGCACCACCAAATTTGGCAGCAAAAGGAACATTAAAAAGAAGGCGCATCTGTTCTTCCAGCCTTTCTACAAACACAGCTATTTCTTTGCCTAATCGGGTAGGAGAGGCCGGTTGTCCGTGAGTTCTGGCCAGCATTGGCACATCTGCCCATTCGGTACTTAATTCTTTAAGTTTGGCAGTCAGCTCAATCAGCGATTTCAGATATACTTCCTGGAAAGCTTCTTTGGTCGATAACGGGATTGCCGTATTGTTAATGTCTTGAGAAGTCAATCCAAAATGGATAAACTCTTTATATTCGGATAGTCCGAGCTTGTCAAATGCTTCCTTTATAAAATATTCAACAGCCTTGACATCGTGGTTAGTCGTTTTTTCAATTTCCTTTATAGCTTTAGCATCATCAGCGCTAAAATTTTTGTAGATGTTTCTCAAACTGTCAAATAGCGATGCGTCAACAGTTTTTAGCTGTGGCAACGGAATCTGGCAAAGTGAAATGAAATATTCTATTTCAACAAGCACGCGATAGCGAATCAGTGCTTCTTCTGAAAAATAGTGTGATAAGGAATACGTTTTGCTTCTATATCGCCCGTCAATTGGAGATATAGCGTTTAGTTCAGTTAGAGTTGTCATTTTGTGTTGTTATTAAGCGCAAATATACTTTATCTGTCTGAAGTATAAAAGTCAAAAGAATGATATTAGGCAAGCCGAAGCAGCTTTTCTTTTAAGATTTTCATGCCTTCGGAAGCTGTTTTGGGAATAATCTCCAATTCGTTACTCAGGTTTGTAATTCGGGCGGGATTTAAATCGACATAATATAAAGGTGTTCCCGGCTTTGCAAAATCAACGAGTCCTGCTGCCGGATAAACCTGTAATGAAGTTCCTACTACGGCAAAAAAATCAGCTTCGTGTGTGATTCTTACAGCTTCGTCCAAAGCAGGTACTGCTTCGCCAAACCATACAATATGCGGGCGGAGCTGATGCCCGTTAGTGTCCAGATTGCCTAAAAACAAATCGTCTTGCCACTCTATAATATGACGGTGGTTTTGGGTACTGCGTGCTTTTAGCAATTCTCCGTGCAGGTGCAATACTTTCGTGCTTCCGGCTCTTTCATGTAAATCGTCTACATTTTGAGTAATGATATGTACATCGAAGTGTTGTTCCAATTCTGCCAGGATTATATGTGCGGCATTTGGCAGGACTTCTTTAAGTTGTTGGCGCCTTTTGTTGTAGAAATCCAAAACCAGGACAGGATTTTTTTTCCAGCCTTCCGGAGATGCGACTTCCATAATGTCGTGGCCTTCCCATAATCCGTCTGAATCGCGAAAAGTTTTAATGCCGCTTTCAGCACTGATTCCGGCTCCGGTAAGTACTACAAGTTTCTTTTTCATACTGTTTGTGTTTCTGTAGTGAGGGGTTCTTTTTCCAATAGTAATTTTCCCCAATCGTTTAACTGCCATAAAACCAGAACCAGCTTTTCTCCCAATTCGGTTAAGGAATATTCTACACGAGGTGGCAGTTCATTAAAAGTTTCTTTGGTTAAGATACCGTCTTTTTCCATTTCTTTTAATTGCTGGTTCAATACACGGCGGTCTACCTTGGCAATGCCTCTTAGAAATTCGCTTGGACGTTTTTTACCTTCGTTCATTTGCCACACAATAGGGATTTTCCATTTTCCGGATATGGAATTTACAGCAATTTCTAACGGACAGATTTTATTTTCGGTTGCTCTTTCCTTTGCTTTCATAAAATTGACTTTTTGTTCACCAGGGGATAAAAATATGCGGTATTGCTTATCTGTTCCGGATTTAGGATTTTTACAAAAATAATCAAAGAAAGATTACACGGTGAATCATTTCTGAACAATATAAGTTATGGCAGAAATTAAAAGAAAAGGAGCCCGCTCCGCAAAAGATATTCCAGCAACTATTCTGGAACAGTTGAACAGGGGCAGGATAGAAACTGTAAATCTTACGGAATGGCTGGCAGTCGACCAAAGAATACTACTTGAAAATTTGTTGGAAGAAAAAGGAAGGACCTCTTATCTGGCTCCTGTTTTAGAAACTATTGAGCAGTTAAAAAAACAAACGGTCAATACCATCAATGAAGCTATAGGAAAGGGACTTTATCGTGTGGTATCACAAGCAGGAGACTCTCATTTTCTGGAGGAAATTGCCACGCATCCTTCTGATTTGGTTCGTTGTTGGGCAACCTATTATATTGCATCTGATAAGAATCATAGTGTAGAGGAGGTATTAGAATTGATAAAGCCATTTGCGGCAGATAAACATTTTGGAGTAAGGGAGATTTCCTGGCTTTCGGTACGAAAATTAATTTCTGCGGATATTAGCGAAAGCATAAAAATCCTTTCAGAATGGACCAAAAGCAATGACGAAAATGTAAGGCGTTTTGCCAGTGAAGCAACCCGACCTCGCGGAGTCTGGTGCGAACATATTGATGCGCTCAAACAGCAACCGGAACTGGGACTGCCAATTTTGGAACCCTTGCGTTCCGACAAGGCAAAATATGTACAGGACAGCGTTGGTAACTGGCTCAACGATGCCAGCAAATCACAGCCCAAATTTGTAATGGAACTCTGTGAAAGATGGCGCAAAGAATCTCCGTGCAGGGAAACAGATTATATCATTAAAAAAGCACTTCGTACAATCGAAAACAAAACTTAGTAACTCAGAACCTTAGAGACTAATTAAACTTTTCCCAGAGTATAAAGCTGTCCTAAAGTAGGCGATGGGCTTCCGCCAGCCGGTTCCAGTGTAATCCCGAAAGCCTCGGCTTCTTCTGCCTTTTCAATGGCAAAGAAACGTTTTGTGTTGTCTTTGAAATTATCAAGAAGGCCAATGCTTGTTGGCGTCAGCGGATTGAGCTTTAATGCCCATACCTGATACACCATTCCTTCTGGCGGTTCAGGTAATCCGGACGCATCAATATGTACGGCTTTAGTGGTTTTGTTCCAATAAACTTTTGCGTAAGATAGTGGTGAAACTTCCTGTCCTTCCATAGCTACAGCAGTGTTGCTGTTGTCCCGAATGACGGATAAGGCAGCTTCGGTATTTTTGTTCTGTAAATTAAGGTCGGTTACAGATTGCTGCAATTTGCTTTTTTCTGTTTCTATAGTCTGGATTGTATCTTTTTTGTCTTCTAACTGTACGTATTGGTATCCTACACCAATCATAAGCAATATAGACGCTGCCCATCCCAAATACAAGGCAATGCCAGGTTTTGGTTTTTCTTCTGCTGTTATTCTGTGCTTGAGCATTAATGAGGTACGAATCTTTTCATAATTTTCTGATGAAAGAAAAGGAGCCATGCTCTCAGAGAAATTAATGATAGCTTTTTCGATGGAGATAATTTCATTGCGAATATCTTCATCATTTTTGGCCATTTCCGTGATTTTGCTGAATTCCGGTTCTTCCAATTGTCCAAAGACATATAATTCTAAAATACCTGATTCTATGTATTCCTGTTTGTCCATTATACTTTTAAAAAGTTTCTTAAATCATTGATACAGTTTCTGTTTTGGGTTTTTATAGTTCCTAACGGAATCTGTAATTCTTCCGATGCTTCCTGCTGTGTATACCCTTTAAAAAATAACAGGTCGAGAATCTGGATGCATTTCGGCTTTAATTTTTTGACAAATTCCCTGATTCCGATGGTGTCAATTTTATGGTTCATTTTATTGCTTTCGTCAAGAAGATGTACGAAATTATCAGACGAGAGGTTTTTTTGCCTGTTGTTAAAGCCTTTGGAACGAAGCCTGTCAATCGAGGCGTTTCGCGAAATATTGAGTATCCATGTGTAGAATCTTCCTTTGGATTCGTCATAGCTTTCGATATTTTTCCATATTTTCACAAAAGTTTCCTGAAGTATATCTTCAGCTTCCTCATGGTCGCGTATCAGATTATAAATGACACTGAAAAGACTTTTAGAATACATATCATAGAGCAGTGTGAAGGCTCTATCGTCTTTTTTATAAATTTGCTGTAGCAATTCTTCCTGAGACATGGCTAGATTTTAGGTAAGCCAATTTAAGGAAACTATTTTATAAAACCATTCATTAATGAAAGAAAAAGTCTGGGAACTTGATTATCTCGCTTATCTGGAAGGATTTCTTACGGAAAGCAGGAAAGAGAAGTTTTTAAAAATATTGGAACAACGCACCAATCATTTTACAATTGCATTGGAAGATGTTTATCAGCTTCATAATACGAGTGCGGTTATGCGAAGTTGTGAAGTATTTGGTATTCAGAATCTTCACGTAGTTGAAGAAAAATACGGTAAGAAGATTGACAAGGAAATTGCTATGGGAGCCCAAAAATGGGTTGATGTAAACCGATACAATTCCAATACAGAATGCCTAAAGACCTTAAAGGAAAAGGGCTACCAGATTATTGCCACTACGCCTCATAATGACTCCTGTTTATTGCATGAATTTGATATTACAAAGCGTTCTGCTTTGTTTTTTGGTACTGAAAGAGGAGGTCTCTCTGAAGAAGTAATGGAAGAAGCGGATGGTTTTTTGAAAATCCCGATGGTTGGTTTTACAGAAAGTCTGAACATTTCAGTTTCAGCCGCAATAGTAATACAGGACATTACAAGCCGATTACGTCAGTCTGATGTAGATTGGAAACTGACTGAAGATGAAATACTTTCAAGAAGACTGGCCTGGGCAAAAAATTCAATCCGCGATATCAAAAGAATAGAGCAGCGGTATATGGAAATGAATAATATTTCCGGATAGAAATAGGATTATTTCTTGCCTTTCAGGATTTTATACTCTTCGTAGCACTCATTAATCGCATCCATGATTTGCAAATCATTAGCCGTTTTGATAAATGCTTCAGAGTAGTTGCAACGTTCCAGAATTTCGGCAATTTCGTTAGGAGTAACGCCTAATAAGGCACCTAGAGTCTCCCTGTCGAATTTGGAAGCCAGCAGGTTTTTCACGGCATCATCTTTTTTCATTTCTTTCAGCCTTTTGAGTTCTGTAGGCTTTTTTCCGAAGAAATTGTAAAGCATGTCAGCCGGGTTGAAGATAGAACCTACTACTTTCGAGAAAGCGCCTGGTGAGTATCTTCCCATTTCATAACCTTGTGACAGGCCTGAAATGCTGTATCTGAAATTTTCTTTTATTGGAATAATTTTATAATCGATTTCCAGATATCCGGTTAGGTTGTATTGGTTAATGACCACTTCTTCCAAAGCATAAGCCTTTTCGGTCATTTTAATTTTTGTGCTTTTAGTCTTGAACCAGTCGTTGGTAACTCTTACCTTGATAGATTTGTATCCCAGAGTTGAAATGTGAAGTGTATCGTTTACTTCGGCAACCAATTCAAAGTAACCGCTAGCATTTGTTGTTGTTCCTTTAACCTTGTTGAGGTTAATTACGCTAACATCTGCGAGGGGGAGCAAAGTATTGTCGTTTATTACTGTAGCCGAAATTTTTGTATCCTGTGCAAAAGCAAAAGAGGTTACGAAAAAGAAAAAGAAAACTGCAAAATATCTCATAGCCTTGTTAGAAGCGTTAAAAGTAATAAAACTCTTTAAGATATTTTGCAGTCTGTTTATAATTATAAGAAAATTAACTAAAAGGTTTAGTCTCTTCTAGTCCTTCTTGCTTTCGGAAATTCCGATCTGTTTTCAGAACGTCTTGGAAAGCGTTCAGAAAATCCACCTTCTCTTCTTGGACGGTCAGAACGGTCTGAACGATCTGAAGAAAAGCCTTCGCTTCTGCGTCCGGGTCTGTCTGATGATCCGCCTCTGTCGCTTCTGAATCCGCCTTCTCTTCTTGGAGCAGAATTTCTGTCGCTTCTGAATCCACCGCCACCGCCAGATCTGTTTCCTCTGCCGTTGTGGTCTCTTCTGGAGCTGTTTCTGCCACCTCCGTCATTTTTAGAGATTTCAACATTGATTCTTCTTCCGTCCATTTCGATTCCGTTCAATACATCCATAACTTTGTCTGCATGTTCAGCATCGGTGTTGAAGAAAGAGAAACCTTCTTTTACGTCTACTTTGAAAACGTCGTCGCGTCCTAATTCTAACGTTTCTTTCAGGAAGTCTTTTAATGACATCCAGTCGAAATTATCTCTGGAGCCAATATTCACGAAATAACGTACTGCACCGCCTTCTCTTGAAGCACCTTCACCTGAAGGACGTCTTTCTCCGGCTGATTGTGCAGAAATGTCTCTGTTTTTCTTGTAGTAGTTGATGAAACGGTTAAATTCTACCGAAACCATTCTTTTGATAAGCTCTTCTTTTGTCAGGGCTTCAAAAACGTTGTTGATTGCCGGAAGATAATTGTCAATTTCATGATCTACTTCTGTATCCTTGATTTTGTTAGCTAAGTGCAACAACTGGATTTCACAGATTTCGATTCCGGAAGGAATTGGTTTTTCTTCAAATTTCTGCTTGATGATTTTTTCAATAGCAGAAATTTTACGCAATTCGCTTTTAGTTACAATTACGATAGAAGTTCCTAGTTTTCCCGCACGTCCGGTTCTTCCGGAACGGTGGTTATAGGTTTCTACTTCATCCGGAAGTTGGTAGTTGATTACGTGAGTCACGTTGTCAACATCAATTCCACGTGCCGCAACGTCTGTCGCTACAAGCATCTGGATTTGTCTTCCACGGAATGATTTCATAACGCCATCACGCTGTGCCTGAGATAAATCTCCATGCAATGCAGCAGCACTGTATCCGTCTTCTATTAATTTTTCAGCAACTGCCTGTGTGTCTCGTTTCGTACGGCAAAACACCACAGAAAATATATCCGGATTAGCATCAGCCAATCTTTTCAATGCCTCGTAACGATCACGGGCATTTACCAAATAAAATTCGTGTGAAACTGTAGCAGAACCAGAGTTTTTGGTTCCAACAGTAATTTCCAATGGTTCGCTCATGAATTGTCTTGCAATTCTAGCTACTTCAGCCGGCATCGTAGCCGAGAATAACCATGTGTTTTTGTCGTCTGGTGAAGTTGAAAGGATGTTTACGATATCGTCATAAAATCCCATGTTCAACATTTCGTCTGCTTCGTCAAGTACGCAATAGCTGATTTGTGTAATGTTCACCAATCCTCTATTGATCATGTCCTGCATTCTTCCCGGGGTAGCTACAACAATTTGTGCTCCTCTCTTAATTTCCCTAGCCTGCTCTGTAATGCTGGCACCGCCATAAATCGCAACTACATTAATACCTTTTTCGTACTTAGAGTAGTTTTTGATTTCATTTGTAATCTGCAAACAAAGTTCGCGTGTTGGTGATAAAACCAACGCCTGAGTATTTCTATTGTCGGCATCAATCTTTTGGATAAGCGGAAAACCAAACGCTGCTGTTTTCCCTGTCCCTGTCTGAGCCAACGCAACCATGTCTGTGTCTTGTGCCAATAATAGGGGAATCGCTTTTTCCTGCACCTCTGTCGGATTTTCAAATCCTAGATCTAAAATCGCCCTCTGCAGCGACTCACTCAATCCTAATTGTTCAAATTTGTTCATATATTTATTTAAAATAGGGTGCAAAGGTACGTTTAATATATCATTAAAACTAATGCAAAAATGAAGTTTATTTTTTTATGAATAATTGAAAATCAGAAAGTTATTTTTTTTAGATACTCTATAAGTTGTCTTACGGCTTGCGCACGATGGCTTACAGCGCCCTTTTCTTCGAGTGAAAGTTGCGCAAAAGTGTAGGAAAAACCATCAGGAAGAAATACCGGGTCATAACCAAAACCATTCGTTCCTCGTCGTTCTGTGATGATAGTTCCAAATATTTTTCCTGTAAATAATGTCTGCTGACCCTTTAGGTTCAATGCAATAACGGTTTTAAAATTGGCTTTTCTATCGGTTTTATTCTCCAGTTCCAGTAACAGTTTGTCAATATTATTCTGGTCATTTTTCTGTTCGCCGGCATAACGGGCAGAGTAGACGCCGGGAGCGCCATCCAAAGCGTTGACTTCCAATCCTGAATCATCAGCAAAGCAGTCGTAACCGTAGTTTTTGGTAACATAATCTGCTTTTAGGATAGCATTGCCCTCAATTGTGTCTGCGGTTTCAGGAATATCTTCATAACATCCAATATCTTCCAGGCTCAATATCTGTATGTCATCAGGAAGCAGGTTTTGTATTTCTTTAATTTTGTTTTTGTTGTTGGATGCGAAAACGAGCTTCATGATTTAGGGTTTGTGATTTATGATTTGGGATTTATGATTTATGAATGCAAATGTACTTCAATAGAAAGTTTTGGGAACTATATTTAAGATTTGTGATTTAAGATTTATGAATGCAGATGCGTCTTAAAATTTATTTTTGATTTGAGATTTATGATTTATGAGTATTATGAAATGTGTTTGAATCCAAAATCTTAATATCTGAAATCCATAAATGCGTTAGGTATATTTTTGATTTACGAACATCATGAAGTGGACTTCAATCCCAAATCTAAAATCTTATATCTGAAATCGATAGATGGCATATTTTTGATTTGAGATTTATAATTTATGAGTATTATGAAATGTGTTTGAATCCCAAATCTTAATATCTGAAATCCATAAATGCGTTAGATATATTTTTGATTTACGAACATCATGAAGTGGACTTCAATCCCAAATCTAAAATCTTATATCTGAAATCGATAGATGGCATATTTTTGATTTATGACTAACTACTAAACTATCTACTACCAACTATCCACTATAAACTATAATTCGTTGATTTCCTTCTTAAAAAAGTTTACATAAAAAAAGTCGTCCGGATCCAAACCCTGCTCCAGTATGGCAGCATTAATAAGTCCAATCTTTTCTTCATCGAGCTCTTCCGGATTGGAGAAGTTAAGAAAGGTGACAAACTCATCACTGTTATGGAACTTAAAGCTGAGAGGCGTATTGAGAGAATATTGTGTAATCTTAAAATCGAGTTTGTTTCCCAGTTCCCGTATATGCTGTTCAGATTCTATGAAGCCGTTTTTAATCAGTGATTCTATGATGTTCTTGAAATTATCGTTCATGGTGGCTGATTTTA
This portion of the Flavobacterium lindanitolerans genome encodes:
- a CDS encoding non-canonical purine NTP diphosphatase is translated as MKLVFASNNKNKIKEIQNLLPDDIQILSLEDIGCYEDIPETADTIEGNAILKADYVTKNYGYDCFADDSGLEVNALDGAPGVYSARYAGEQKNDQNNIDKLLLELENKTDRKANFKTVIALNLKGQQTLFTGKIFGTIITERRGTNGFGYDPVFLPDGFSYTFAQLSLEEKGAVSHRAQAVRQLIEYLKKITF
- a CDS encoding DEAD/DEAH box helicase, coding for MNKFEQLGLSESLQRAILDLGFENPTEVQEKAIPLLLAQDTDMVALAQTGTGKTAAFGFPLIQKIDADNRNTQALVLSPTRELCLQITNEIKNYSKYEKGINVVAIYGGASITEQAREIKRGAQIVVATPGRMQDMINRGLVNITQISYCVLDEADEMLNMGFYDDIVNILSTSPDDKNTWLFSATMPAEVARIARQFMSEPLEITVGTKNSGSATVSHEFYLVNARDRYEALKRLADANPDIFSVVFCRTKRDTQAVAEKLIEDGYSAAALHGDLSQAQRDGVMKSFRGRQIQMLVATDVAARGIDVDNVTHVINYQLPDEVETYNHRSGRTGRAGKLGTSIVIVTKSELRKISAIEKIIKQKFEEKPIPSGIEICEIQLLHLANKIKDTEVDHEIDNYLPAINNVFEALTKEELIKRMVSVEFNRFINYYKKNRDISAQSAGERRPSGEGASREGGAVRYFVNIGSRDNFDWMSLKDFLKETLELGRDDVFKVDVKEGFSFFNTDAEHADKVMDVLNGIEMDGRRINVEISKNDGGGRNSSRRDHNGRGNRSGGGGGFRSDRNSAPRREGGFRSDRGGSSDRPGRRSEGFSSDRSDRSDRPRREGGFSERFPRRSENRSEFPKARRTRRD